In Streptobacillus ratti, the sequence ACTTACTGAACAAGGTGAGGTAATAGGGGCAAAATATGGTAATCTTGACTTAGGTAAATTTAATCTGGAAGCCTTATTATCTGCAACTTTAGAAAAATCATTAAAAGATGAGTCAAAAGATATTAGAGAATATGAAAATATAATGGAAGAGATATCAGATATTAGCTATAAAAAATATAGAAATTTAGTTTATGAAACTAAAGGTTTTTCTGAATATTTCTTTGAATCTACACCAATAAATGAAGTTTCTTCATTAAATATAGGGTCAAGACCCTCATCAAGAAAAAAAATCTTAGATATAGAGGGATTAAGAGCTATTCCATGGGTATTTTCTTGGTCGCAAACAAGAGTTATGCTTCCTGGTTGGTACGGTGTAGGTACATCGTTTAATAAATGGATTAAAGAAAATAATGGATTAGAAACTTTAAGATTGATGTATAAGAATTGGCCATTTTTTAAAGCCTTACTTTCTAATTTAGAAATGGTACTTTCTAAAGCAGATATGAATATAGCAAAAGAGTATGCAAATCTTGTTAAAGATAAGGAAGTATCGAATAAAATATTTAATATGATTAATGATGAATGGATTTTAACTTTCAATTTATTAAAAGAAATTACAGGAATCAATTATTTATTAGAAGATAATGAAATGCTTACTTTAAGTTTAAAAAATAGATTACCTTATTTTAATGCTTTAAATTATTTACAAATTGAATTAATAAAACAAGGAAGATCTGGAAATAATACAGAAGAGATAAATAAAGCAATACATACTAGTATTAATGGAATTGCAACTGGACTTAGAAATAGTGGATAGGAGGATTTATGTCGGAATTAGAAATAAAAAAAGAAGTAGAAAGACAATTTGAAATACTTAAAAGAGGTTGTGAAGAAATAATAAGCGAAGAAGAATTTAAAAAAAAATTAGAAAATTCAATTAGAAATAATAGACCTTTAAAAGTTAAACTTGGAATAGATCCAACTGGTTCAGAATTACATATAGGACATGCTATACCTATTAGAAAGTTAAGACAATTTCAAGATTTAGGACATGAAGTAAATTTTTTAATTGGTACATTTACAGCTAGAATTGGAGATCCAACAGGTAAATCTGAAACTAGAAAAATGTTAAATTTTGAAACTATACAAGAAAATATTAGAACATATTTAGAACAAGTAAAGATAATATTAGATCTTGATAAAATAAAAGTGGTGTATAATCATGATTGGCTAGAGAAATTGACATTAGAAGAAGTATTAAAACTTTTATCAATGTTTACAGTTTCTCAAATGATACAAAGAGAAGATTTTTCTAAAAGATTATCAAATAACCAACCAGTATCTTTAATTGAATTTACTTATCCAATATTACAAGGGTATGATTCAGTTGCCTTAGAAGCAGATGTTGAATTGGGAGCTACAGAACAAAAATTTAATTTATTAAGAGGTAGAGATTTACAGAAAAATTTCAATCAAGAACAACAAATATGTATGATTATGCCAATACTTGTAGGACTTGATGGTGTAGAAAAAATGTCTAAATCATTAGGTAACTATATATCTATACAAGACAGTCCTAATGATATGTTTGGTAAAATCATGTCGATTTCTGATGAATTAATGTTAAATTATTATGAAATGATTACAGATTTACCATTAGATTATGTAAAAGAAATGCTTAAAACACAACATCCTATGGAATGTAAAAAAAGATTAGGATATGAATTAGTAAAAGAATACTATGGTGAAAAAATAGCAAGTGAATCTAAATCTTGGTTTGAAAATGTATTTAGTAATAAAAACTTAGATGTTGAATTACCTGAAATTAAATTAATAGAAAATGAATTAACTGCATTACAATTATTATCTAAAATAAGTTTTATATCATCAAATAGTGAGGGTAGAAGACTTATAGAACAAGGTGCAATGAAAGTTAATGATGTTACAATTAAAAATATTAATGAAATGGTTAATTTAACAGAAGAAACTATAGTTCGTTGTGGTAAGAAAAAAATAGTTAAAATTATAAAATAATGGAGGAAAAATGAGTAAAATTTTAAAATTTGACGAAACAATTATTTACGATACTATTATAGTTGGTGCAGGTCCAGCTGCGGTTTCATCAGCTATATATGCAGTTAGAAAAGGATTAAAAACTGCTATGATAGGTGAAGATATAGGAGGACAAATTTTAGATACAAATGAAATAGAAAATATTATTGGTGTTCCTTTAACAAATGGTTTTGATTATGCAACAGAATTAGAAAAGCACATGTCTGAATATGAAATTTATTTCTATAAAGGTCATAGAGTAAAAGAAATTATTAATGATGGTAACTTAAAAAAAATAATTACAGATGATAATAAGGAAGTATTAACTAAGACTATTATAATTGCAACAGGAGCTAAATGGAGACAACTTGGTATTCCTGGAGAAAAGGAATATACAGGTAAAGGTGTACATTACTGTTCAACTTGTGATGGACCATTTTATAGAAATAAAGATGTAATTATTGTTGGTGGAGGAAATTCTGGAGTAGAAGCTGCTATAGAAATTTCTAATATAGCTAAAAGTGTTGTATTAGTAGAGTATATGGATGAATTAAAAGCAGATAAAGTATTACAAGATAGATTATCTACTTTAGAAAATGTAAAAATATATTTATCAACAGCAGTAACAGAAATTATTGGTAATGAATATGCTGAAATTGCTAAATTAAAAAATAGACATAATTCAGAAGAATTTGAATTAAAAATGGATGGTTTATTTGTAGAAATAGGATTAAGTGCTAATTCAGATTTAGTAAAGGGGATTGTTGAAACTAATAAAGCTAGTGAAATATTAATTGATGAAATGAATATGACTTCAATTTCAGGTATTTTTGCTGCTGGAGATTGTACTAACACAAAACATAAACAAATTATAATTGCTATGGGAGAAGGAGCAAAAGCAGCTTTAAGTGCATTTGAATATGTAATTAAAAATTATTAATAAAAAGNNCTTTTTATTAATAATTTTTTCTTATATCTCTTGAGATATCACGTTGTTTGATAGATTCACGCTTATCATAATTTTTCTTACCACGAGCAGTAGATATTCTAACTTTAATTAGTCCATCTTGATTAAATACAACTAATGGAACTATAGTATATCCTTGTTCTTTAACTTTTTCTGATAATTTTTTTATTTCTCTTTTATTTAATAATAATTTTCTTACTCTAGTTTCATTTACATTATATATATTACCAAAAGTATACTGTGAAACAAACATTCCTAATATCCATACTTCATTTTTTATTATTCTAACAAAACTTTCTTTTATACTAACTTTACCAAGTTTAATTGATTTAACTTCAGTTCCTTTTAATTCAATTCCTGCAACATATTCATCTTCAATAAAGTAGTCAAAATATGCTTTTTTATTATTAGCTAAAATCTTCATTACAGTACCTCCGAAATAATTTCTATTCTTTCGTAATCTAATTTAATAATTTTAATTTTTACTTTATCACCAATATTAAACTTATTACCCTTATTATCAATTAATAGAGTATTATCGATAGTGTATCTATCACTATAATTATCATAAAATACAGTTTCTATTAAATTATCTAATTGAAGAAATAATTTACCTCTAATTATACCTGATATTCTTGCATCAAATATTTCATTTAAATGTTTTTTCATATAATCTAATAATTTTAATTTTATAGAATCTTTTTCTAATCTTTCAGCAATTCTTTCTGTTTTAGATATGTGTTCAGCTACCATTTTATATTCATCTTTTTTCATATCAATATATTTAGTAGATAATTTTTTATTAGTTAATGTAAATTGTAGCATTCTATGAACTATTAAATCAGAATATCTTCTTATTGGTGATGTAAAATGTAAATAATTATCTAATGCTAAACCAAAATGACCTTTATTTTCACTCATATATTTAGCTCTTTTCATAGATTGAAGTATAGTTTTATGAATTAGGTATGAATTTTCATCATTGGAACTTTTATCTATTATTTTAGCTATTTTACCAGGATGTATATCCATTATATTATTAATATTATATCCTAATATATTAAGTTTTTGATTTAAATTTCTTAATACATCAATTTCAGGTGCTTCATGTATCCTATAAATAGCCGGAATATTTTGCCAGTGTAGATATTCGGCAACAGCTTCATTTGCTGCGACCATAAAATCCTCTATTAATTCTTGAGATAGACCAGTTGTTCTTTTTTTTATTTCTTTTATTTCTCCATTTTCATCAAGTATTAATTTTATTTCAGGAATATTAAAATTAATCATTCCTTTTTTATTTTTTTGTTTTCTTAATATTTTAGAAAGTTCTAACATATCCCATAGCATCAGGAAGCTTTTATCATTATTTTCAAACATATTATTTACATCATTATAATTTAATCTATGATGAGATTTAATAACAGATTTAAAGAAATCACTTTCAATTAATTTACCACTTAAATCATATTTAAGTTTTACAGTAAAAGTTAATTTATCTTCATCTGGATTTAATGAGCATAGATTATTTGATAATTTTTTAGGTAACATTGGTATAACTTGTTCTACTAAATATATACTATTACCTCTTTTTGCAGCTTCTAAATCTAATTTTGAATATTCTTTAACAAAATATGAAACATCGGCTATACTTACATATAATGTGTAGTGATTTTCTTCTTTTTCAAGGTAAATAGCATCATCTAAATCTTTTGCACTTATATCATCTATTGTAATTGTTTTTTGATGTCTTAAATCAACCCTATATTTTAATTCTTCATTTATATTAGGTCTTTTAATTTCTACAATTTCCTTTTTTATATCACGAGAAAAACCAATAGAAATATTAGAAGAGTATAATAAAGAGTTTAATATATTATTTGAATTATTAATATTACCAAAATTATTAATAACATTAACTTTAATATCTTCCTTATTTAAAGTTGTATAATCAATATTAAAGCTTAATATATCTCCATGTTTAATATTTATTTTTTTGGTAGTAGTCGTAACTATTAAATCACTTCGATTTAATCTAATTATATATTTATTTCTTTTACATAATATAACAGTACCAAAATATGGATTTTCTTGTCTTTTAACTATTTCTTTAACTTTACCTATAAGTTTTTCATCATCGATTATTTCAACTATTACAGTATCCCCGTCAAAAGCATTATTAAAGTTTATATCTCTAATTAATACTTTTTCATTGTTTTCAGTGTAGGCAAAAGCAATTCTTTTATTTTTACATATAAATTTACTTTCAAAAATTTTATTCATTTATTCACCTTTTTTATTAATTTATTTCTTAATAAAATAGTATTAGGATGTATAATTAAATTTTTATTAATTAAATAATGTAATTTGATATTAATTTCCATTAGTATAGCAGAATCTAAATCTTTAAGTGCTTCTTTTCTAATAAGGTCAACATTAGGATAATCTCTACCATCCTCAATTGCATCCGCAAGATATACTATTTTATCTATTATTGTCATATTTTCACGACCTATAGTATGGTATCTCAAAGAATCGAGTATAAGTTCATTTGTAATATTAAATCTTTTTTTTGCATATGAGGCAGCAGCGAAACCATGTAATATTTGATTAATTTTAAATCCATTTTCAAAAATATTTTTATACTTATCTTCAATAATAGAGTAGGCTTTTTCATCATCAAAATATTTAGCTATATCATGCAATAAAGCACCAACTTCTACAATATCAGTTGGTGCATTATATATCTTTGCAAGTTCTATAGCCTTATTTCTAACTCTAATAATGTGATTGTATCTTTTTTCAGTTACCAATCTTTTTAATTCTTCATGAATCTCATTTAGGTTATACATAAGTTCTCCTTAATTTGCATCTATTTCAACATTAATTTCATGATATTCTTTAAAATTTTCTTTTAGAGTATATTTAACTGAATTAACGAAATTCTTTATTGATTCATTATTTAGCTTACTAAAATAGTTATTTAATTTTATTATTAATATGCTTTTACCTTCATATTTAAGTGAATATGCAGCTAAAAATTTATAGTTATCATTTAATTTATAGAAACTAGAGCTCTTAATTAAAGCATTAACATAATCACCCTCATCAATAATATTTGAATCAGTTTCAACTTCTAAATGGTTATATTCCTTAGTGTTTTTATCATATATGTAGATATCTAAATATTTTATTTCACCATTTATATTATTTTCACTTGAAATAATAGGATTATTAATTTTATGATTTACATATAAATATGAAATAATGCTAAATATTGATAGACATGATAATATAATTAATAATTTATTTTTTTTCATATATTACTCCTCAAAATTTTCTCTTATAGCATCTGCTATAGCATTAACAGCTATCATTTGTCCAGTTTCACTAGCTAATTTTGCATTATCTGATTCATTAGAAATAAATCCTAATTCTATTAAGATAGATGCTGATTCACTTCCACGTAAAACTGCAAAGTTAGCTCCAAATATTCCTCTTTTCCTAAAATTCATTTGCTCAGAATAGTTATCAAGTATAACTCTAGCTAGATTAGCACTTTTTTCTTTGGTTCTATTAATAAAAAAATCTCCCAAAATTTGATTTATTATGCTTACTTTTTTAGCTTGAACTTCATCATATTTTTCTTCTAATTCAATTAACTTTGAAGTATATGGATTAGTTTCTTTTGAAAAATAAAAAATTTCAGCACCATTAGCATTTTCATTAGAAGCAGCATTTAAATGTATACTTACAAACAAGTCAGCAGAGTTGATATTTCCTATTCTAGGTCTTTCACTAAGACTTACAAAAGTATCATCGCTTCTTGTAAGAATAACTTTGTGATCTCTTTTTAAGTTTTGAGCAAGTTTATGTGTAATTTCTAAAGCAATTTCTTTTTCTAATTTACCATGACCCCTAGCTCCAGAATCATGCCCACCATGTCCAGCATCTAAAACTATAACCAATTGCTTTTTTGTTAGAGGACTAATTTTTTTAGGAACATCTACTTTAATTTTTTTTATTCTTATTTCATTATCAGAATATGTAATATTTGAATTATAACCATATTGTGAATATGTATAAATACCTGCTAAATCTTTAGTAATTTCATCTATTATAATGTACTTATAAAATTCATCGTTAATATTAATTTGATTTAAAACTTCTTCTGATATTTTTGTATTTTTTAAATTAATTTCTGAAACATTATAATGAATATTATTAGACGTAATTTTAGTTTTATTAATAATTGGTTTAGTAATTTTAGAATCAAATCTAAGAACAAATTCACCATTTTGATATTTTACATCTTCTAATATTGCAGAAAATGTTAAAACAGAAACACATATACCTAAAAGAAGTAACGTTTTTTTAAATTTCCTAAACATAAAAACTCCTTATTTTATTATACGTGAAATTGCTCTTTTTGTAATGTTAAGTTTAGCATTTTGATCTACTTTTATTTCAACAGTTTCATCATCAATTTTAGTTATATTACCAATAATACCTCCAATTGTCATAATTTTTTGACCTATACTTAAACTATTCATCATTTCATCTATTTTTTTTCTTTTTTTATTATTATTGTAATATATTATTCCAAATAAAGGTATAAATACTACAGCATAAATTAGTAACATTGTAGTTATAGAATACATTATTTTCTCCCTTCAAATTCATAGTTTAATTATATCACATAAAAATTTAAAAATCTATAATAAATGACTAGACAAATATTTGAATTTCCTTTATTATATATTAAAGGATAAAGGATGGTGTTTTATGAAAATAAATATGGAAAAACAAAAAGAAATAGAATCAATTTACAGTTCTATATCAAATAAAATAGAAAATGCTATTAGAGGATATGCAAATACTATAAATTATGATGAAAAAGATTATTTTGCAGAAATTGCATTTTGTATTTTAACTCCACAAAGTAAAGCAAAAAATGCTTGGTCTGCAATAGAAAAATTAAAAGAAAACAATCTATTGTATGTTGGTTCTGAAAATGATATAGTAGAGTATTTAAATGTAGTAAGATTTAAAAATAACAAGGCTAGATATTTAATCGAACTTAGAAATCTTATGACAAGAAATGGAAAATTAGACAGTAAAAATATATTAGCTGAAATTAATGGAGTAAAAGAAAAAAGAGATTGGATTTTAAACAATGTAAAAGGTATGGGATTAAAAGAGGCTGCACATGTTTTAAGAAATTTAGGATACGGTAGATATCTTGCAATATTAGATAGACATGTTTTAAAAAATTTAAAAGAGCTTGGTGTAATAGAAGAAGTACCTAAAAGTTTAACAAAAAAGAAATATTTTGAAATTGAAGAACTTATGGAACAGTATTCAAAAGAAGTTAGTATTCCTATGGATGCTTTAGATTTAGTATTTTGGTATCAACAAGCTGGTGATGTATTTAAATAATAGATTTGAAAGAGGTTAAAGTTTATTTTGACCTCTTTTTATATTATATGCTTAGTCCATTTAGGAATAGCTATTCTAAAATTATGCTTGTTAAATATTTATTTTGATAGTATATTATTTTTGTAACATAAACATAAGAAAGTGAGAGGAGGATAAGATGGAAGATAGAAAAGCAAGAAGAAAAGAAAAACCATCACAAATTCCATTTGCATTAATTTTAGTTGCATGTATAGTAGGATTTGGTTTCTATTTAAAAGAGCCTAAATTAGTTGCATATTGGATATTTGGTATATCTTTTGGAATAATACTTCAAAGATCAAGATTTTGCTTTACAGCAGCATTTAGAGATCCTGTATTAACTGGTGGAACATCTATAACTAGATCAGTATTATGGGCAATTTCATTAGCTACAGTTGGATTTACTGCATTTAAATATGTAAATCAAGAAAATGCTAAAATATTAATGGCAAATGTTAATTCAGTTTCCATTTTAACTATTGTTGGTGCAATTTTATTTGGAATTGGAATGGTAATAGCAGGTGGGTGTGCTTCAGGAACATTAATGAGATGTGGAGAAGGATTCCAAATGCAATGGCTATCTTTAGTGTTTTTTATAATTGGTTCAGTAGTAGGAGCATGGGCTATGAATTATTTAGAACCAGCAGCTGCATCTACATCAATTAAATTATTCTTGCCAGATTTATTTGGTTGGGTAGGAGCTTTAGTAATTCAGTTTATAATAATATTAAGTATTTATGTAATTGCTTTAAAATGGCAACTTAAAAAAATTGGAAGTTATGAATAAAAAATAAAAGAAAGAAGGAATTTAATATGGCAAAAGAATTTACATTAGATTGTTTAGGTGAGGCTTGTCCTGTACCTTTAATTAGAACTCAAGGTAAAATGGAAGAATTAGAAATTGGAGATACTTTAATAGTTAGCATAGATCATTCTTGTGCAATGAAAAATATTCCAGAATGGGCAAGAAAAGTAGGACACAATGTTGAAATAGAAGAAATTGATGATGGAGAATGGGAATTAATTATAGAAAAATTAGTATAGGAGGA encodes:
- the tyrS gene encoding tyrosine--tRNA ligase → MSELEIKKEVERQFEILKRGCEEIISEEEFKKKLENSIRNNRPLKVKLGIDPTGSELHIGHAIPIRKLRQFQDLGHEVNFLIGTFTARIGDPTGKSETRKMLNFETIQENIRTYLEQVKIILDLDKIKVVYNHDWLEKLTLEEVLKLLSMFTVSQMIQREDFSKRLSNNQPVSLIEFTYPILQGYDSVALEADVELGATEQKFNLLRGRDLQKNFNQEQQICMIMPILVGLDGVEKMSKSLGNYISIQDSPNDMFGKIMSISDELMLNYYEMITDLPLDYVKEMLKTQHPMECKKRLGYELVKEYYGEKIASESKSWFENVFSNKNLDVELPEIKLIENELTALQLLSKISFISSNSEGRRLIEQGAMKVNDVTIKNINEMVNLTEETIVRCGKKKIVKIIK
- a CDS encoding FAD-dependent oxidoreductase encodes the protein MSKILKFDETIIYDTIIVGAGPAAVSSAIYAVRKGLKTAMIGEDIGGQILDTNEIENIIGVPLTNGFDYATELEKHMSEYEIYFYKGHRVKEIINDGNLKKIITDDNKEVLTKTIIIATGAKWRQLGIPGEKEYTGKGVHYCSTCDGPFYRNKDVIIVGGGNSGVEAAIEISNIAKSVVLVEYMDELKADKVLQDRLSTLENVKIYLSTAVTEIIGNEYAEIAKLKNRHNSEEFELKMDGLFVEIGLSANSDLVKGIVETNKASEILIDEMNMTSISGIFAAGDCTNTKHKQIIIAMGEGAKAALSAFEYVIKNY
- the smpB gene encoding SsrA-binding protein SmpB, giving the protein MKILANNKKAYFDYFIEDEYVAGIELKGTEVKSIKLGKVSIKESFVRIIKNEVWILGMFVSQYTFGNIYNVNETRVRKLLLNKREIKKLSEKVKEQGYTIVPLVVFNQDGLIKVRISTARGKKNYDKRESIKQRDISRDIRKNY
- a CDS encoding ribonuclease R family protein; amino-acid sequence: MNKIFESKFICKNKRIAFAYTENNEKVLIRDINFNNAFDGDTVIVEIIDDEKLIGKVKEIVKRQENPYFGTVILCKRNKYIIRLNRSDLIVTTTTKKINIKHGDILSFNIDYTTLNKEDIKVNVINNFGNINNSNNILNSLLYSSNISIGFSRDIKKEIVEIKRPNINEELKYRVDLRHQKTITIDDISAKDLDDAIYLEKEENHYTLYVSIADVSYFVKEYSKLDLEAAKRGNSIYLVEQVIPMLPKKLSNNLCSLNPDEDKLTFTVKLKYDLSGKLIESDFFKSVIKSHHRLNYNDVNNMFENNDKSFLMLWDMLELSKILRKQKNKKGMINFNIPEIKLILDENGEIKEIKKRTTGLSQELIEDFMVAANEAVAEYLHWQNIPAIYRIHEAPEIDVLRNLNQKLNILGYNINNIMDIHPGKIAKIIDKSSNDENSYLIHKTILQSMKRAKYMSENKGHFGLALDNYLHFTSPIRRYSDLIVHRMLQFTLTNKKLSTKYIDMKKDEYKMVAEHISKTERIAERLEKDSIKLKLLDYMKKHLNEIFDARISGIIRGKLFLQLDNLIETVFYDNYSDRYTIDNTLLIDNKGNKFNIGDKVKIKIIKLDYERIEIISEVL
- the yqeK gene encoding bis(5'-nucleosyl)-tetraphosphatase (symmetrical) YqeK, whose product is MYNLNEIHEELKRLVTEKRYNHIIRVRNKAIELAKIYNAPTDIVEVGALLHDIAKYFDDEKAYSIIEDKYKNIFENGFKINQILHGFAAASYAKKRFNITNELILDSLRYHTIGRENMTIIDKIVYLADAIEDGRDYPNVDLIRKEALKDLDSAILMEINIKLHYLINKNLIIHPNTILLRNKLIKKVNK
- a CDS encoding N-acetylmuramoyl-L-alanine amidase family protein, whose amino-acid sequence is MFRKFKKTLLLLGICVSVLTFSAILEDVKYQNGEFVLRFDSKITKPIINKTKITSNNIHYNVSEINLKNTKISEEVLNQININDEFYKYIIIDEITKDLAGIYTYSQYGYNSNITYSDNEIRIKKIKVDVPKKISPLTKKQLVIVLDAGHGGHDSGARGHGKLEKEIALEITHKLAQNLKRDHKVILTRSDDTFVSLSERPRIGNINSADLFVSIHLNAASNENANGAEIFYFSKETNPYTSKLIELEEKYDEVQAKKVSIINQILGDFFINRTKEKSANLARVILDNYSEQMNFRKRGIFGANFAVLRGSESASILIELGFISNESDNAKLASETGQMIAVNAIADAIRENFEE
- the yajC gene encoding preprotein translocase subunit YajC, which codes for MYSITTMLLIYAVVFIPLFGIIYYNNNKKRKKIDEMMNSLSIGQKIMTIGGIIGNITKIDDETVEIKVDQNAKLNITKRAISRIIK
- a CDS encoding N-glycosylase/DNA lyase, which gives rise to MEKQKEIESIYSSISNKIENAIRGYANTINYDEKDYFAEIAFCILTPQSKAKNAWSAIEKLKENNLLYVGSENDIVEYLNVVRFKNNKARYLIELRNLMTRNGKLDSKNILAEINGVKEKRDWILNNVKGMGLKEAAHVLRNLGYGRYLAILDRHVLKNLKELGVIEEVPKSLTKKKYFEIEELMEQYSKEVSIPMDALDLVFWYQQAGDVFK
- a CDS encoding YeeE/YedE thiosulfate transporter family protein, translating into MEDRKARRKEKPSQIPFALILVACIVGFGFYLKEPKLVAYWIFGISFGIILQRSRFCFTAAFRDPVLTGGTSITRSVLWAISLATVGFTAFKYVNQENAKILMANVNSVSILTIVGAILFGIGMVIAGGCASGTLMRCGEGFQMQWLSLVFFIIGSVVGAWAMNYLEPAAASTSIKLFLPDLFGWVGALVIQFIIILSIYVIALKWQLKKIGSYE
- a CDS encoding sulfurtransferase TusA family protein, encoding MAKEFTLDCLGEACPVPLIRTQGKMEELEIGDTLIVSIDHSCAMKNIPEWARKVGHNVEIEEIDDGEWELIIEKLV